Proteins found in one Paenibacillus borealis genomic segment:
- the deoC gene encoding deoxyribose-phosphate aldolase translates to MSETTISGIIDHTLLKADARKDDIIKLAEEAKAYKFASVCVNPAWVSTAYAVLKDTPEVKVCTVIGFPLGSSTPETKAFETTDAIANGAGEVDMVINIGALKDGNDELVKRDIAAVVDAARGKALTKVIIETCLLTDEEKVRACKLAVEAGADFVKTSTGFSTGGATKEDIALMRATVGPTIGVKASGGVRSAEDALVMVGAGATRIGTSGGVAIAKGEQSQSSY, encoded by the coding sequence ATGAGTGAAACTACAATATCCGGGATTATTGATCATACGCTGCTTAAGGCGGATGCCCGTAAAGACGATATTATCAAGCTGGCTGAGGAAGCCAAAGCATACAAATTCGCTTCTGTCTGTGTGAACCCGGCCTGGGTGTCCACGGCTTATGCAGTGCTGAAGGATACTCCCGAAGTTAAAGTATGTACAGTCATCGGGTTCCCGCTGGGATCGTCCACACCGGAAACCAAGGCCTTTGAAACCACCGATGCGATTGCTAACGGTGCCGGCGAAGTAGATATGGTTATCAATATCGGCGCACTGAAAGACGGCAATGATGAGCTGGTGAAACGTGATATCGCCGCAGTGGTTGATGCTGCCCGTGGTAAAGCGCTGACCAAAGTAATCATTGAGACATGCCTGTTGACCGATGAAGAGAAGGTTCGCGCCTGCAAGCTTGCTGTAGAGGCGGGAGCGGATTTCGTGAAGACTTCGACCGGATTCTCAACAGGTGGTGCAACGAAGGAGGATATCGCACTCATGCGGGCAACAGTTGGGCCAACTATCGGCGTTAAGGCATCCGGCGGTGTGCGCAGTGCGGAAGATGCGCTCGTTATGGTTGGTGCAGGCGCTACACGGATTGGAACAAGCGGCGGCGTAGCCATTGCCAAAGGCGAACAAAGCCAGAGCAGTTACTAA
- a CDS encoding 4Fe-4S dicluster domain-containing protein: MIELVSQDRCIGCKLCVKVCPTNVFEMQGKLAVIARQEDCQTCFMCEAYCPVDALYVAPQADLSIAQDEQELIESGLLGSWRAEIGWNPGAEDTMAERDTTPFFEVFTETYRGK; the protein is encoded by the coding sequence ATGATTGAACTGGTCAGCCAGGACCGCTGCATCGGCTGCAAGCTGTGCGTGAAGGTGTGCCCGACGAATGTCTTCGAGATGCAGGGCAAGCTTGCCGTCATTGCCCGCCAGGAGGATTGCCAGACCTGTTTCATGTGCGAGGCATATTGTCCGGTGGATGCGCTGTATGTGGCGCCGCAGGCAGATCTGTCCATCGCCCAGGATGAGCAGGAGCTGATTGAATCAGGCCTGCTGGGCAGCTGGCGGGCAGAGATCGGCTGGAATCCGGGTGCGGAGGATACGATGGCGGAGCGGGACACGACCCCTTTCTTCGAGGTCTTCACCGAGACTTACCGCGGCAAGTAA
- a CDS encoding bifunctional 3-deoxy-7-phosphoheptulonate synthase/chorismate mutase, producing the protein MSNVELDELRARLDEINGQLLELISERAGIVQEIGTLKEKQGVPKFDPEREKAMLDKLVASNKGPFTSGTIRTLFKQIFSASLDLQSTEHKKSLLVARKNHAEDTVITLPGNVTVGGLSSLMVAGPCSVESELQTRTVAAALQKAGVKVMRGGAFKPRTSPYDFQGLGMDGLRILREAANEYGLLTISEIVDPRHIEEALDYVDVIQVGARNMHNFELLKAVGEVNKPVLLKRGLSATLDEFVHAAEYIMSRGNMEIILIERGIRTYEKATRNTLDISAVPILKQECHLPVLVDVTHSTGRKDILIPCAKAALAAGADGIMVEVHPDPATALSDAAQQLNIEEFNTFFNEVKASGLYR; encoded by the coding sequence ATGAGTAATGTGGAATTGGATGAGCTGAGAGCACGGCTTGATGAAATTAATGGACAGCTGCTGGAGCTAATCTCAGAGCGTGCGGGAATCGTTCAGGAAATTGGAACACTCAAGGAGAAGCAGGGCGTGCCGAAGTTCGATCCTGAACGGGAGAAGGCAATGCTGGATAAGCTGGTAGCAAGCAACAAGGGACCTTTCACCAGCGGAACGATCCGTACCCTGTTCAAGCAGATTTTCTCTGCTTCACTGGATCTGCAAAGTACGGAGCATAAGAAGTCCCTGCTGGTAGCCCGGAAAAATCACGCCGAAGATACAGTAATTACTCTTCCGGGTAATGTAACCGTCGGCGGATTATCTTCGCTGATGGTTGCCGGGCCATGCTCGGTGGAGAGTGAACTGCAGACCCGTACAGTTGCCGCTGCCCTGCAGAAGGCAGGAGTAAAGGTTATGCGCGGCGGAGCCTTCAAGCCCCGTACCTCCCCGTATGACTTCCAGGGACTCGGGATGGACGGCCTGAGAATTCTGCGTGAAGCGGCGAATGAGTACGGGCTTCTGACCATCAGCGAAATTGTAGACCCGCGTCATATTGAAGAGGCCCTTGATTATGTCGATGTTATTCAGGTCGGTGCACGGAACATGCACAACTTCGAACTGCTCAAAGCGGTAGGGGAAGTGAACAAGCCGGTACTGCTGAAGCGCGGATTATCCGCTACACTGGATGAATTCGTCCATGCGGCAGAATACATTATGTCCCGGGGCAATATGGAGATCATACTGATTGAACGCGGCATCCGTACCTATGAGAAAGCGACCCGTAACACGCTGGATATTTCGGCAGTACCGATTCTCAAGCAGGAATGCCATCTGCCGGTGCTGGTCGATGTGACCCATTCCACCGGACGCAAGGATATCCTGATACCTTGCGCCAAAGCAGCACTTGCCGCCGGAGCCGACGGCATTATGGTGGAAGTGCATCCCGATCCGGCAACCGCCTTATCGGATGCGGCGCAGCAGCTTAATATTGAAGAGTTCAACACCTTCTTCAATGAAGTGAAAGCATCCGGGCTGTACCGTTAA
- a CDS encoding SulP family inorganic anion transporter: MKQSSLYNNGWFSNTRSDVLSGMTVAIALIPEAIAFSILAGVSPMVGLYASFCIAIVTAFAGGRPGMISAATGAMALLVGSLVLSHGIEYLFAATVLAGIFQILMGMLKLGRFITFLPQPVMTGFVNALAILIFMAQLVHFEGQGWIMYALVALTLVIIYTVPRITKAVPSALVAIIAVSVLSIVLNLDVRTVGDMGTITSALPVFHLPDLPFTLDTLLIILPYSLSLAVVGLLESLMTATLIDDITGTGSDKNREAKGQGLANIVTGFFGGMAGCAMIGQSMVNMKSGGRTRLSTFVSGIFLLFLILVLGDVVKQIPMGALVGVMIMVCISTFEWGSLKTLAKVPLSDALVMIVTVVTVVATDNLSIGVLFGVLLSALSFAWKMASIKLSVHTTASVTTYKVSGQLFFGTTSHFVHEFMYESDPQQVIIDFSHSHVWDQSAVGAISKTLDKYAALGKKVTITGLNEESARLVKRIGLSLSGGH; the protein is encoded by the coding sequence TTGAAGCAGTCCAGCTTATACAACAACGGTTGGTTTTCCAACACACGGAGCGATGTTCTGTCGGGCATGACCGTGGCCATTGCCTTAATCCCTGAAGCGATTGCTTTCTCCATCCTCGCCGGCGTAAGCCCGATGGTTGGATTGTACGCATCTTTCTGCATTGCTATCGTGACTGCATTTGCCGGCGGAAGACCGGGCATGATCTCAGCGGCGACAGGGGCGATGGCGCTATTGGTCGGCAGTCTGGTGCTGTCACATGGAATTGAGTATCTGTTCGCGGCTACGGTACTGGCGGGAATCTTTCAGATTCTGATGGGGATGCTGAAGCTTGGCAGATTCATCACCTTCCTGCCGCAGCCGGTAATGACCGGATTCGTCAATGCATTAGCCATTCTTATCTTCATGGCCCAACTGGTGCATTTTGAAGGACAGGGCTGGATTATGTATGCACTGGTGGCACTTACACTGGTCATCATTTATACAGTTCCGCGGATCACCAAGGCGGTCCCTTCGGCGCTTGTAGCAATTATCGCAGTTTCCGTACTCAGTATTGTTCTGAATCTGGATGTACGGACCGTAGGGGATATGGGCACCATTACTTCGGCTCTGCCGGTGTTCCATCTGCCGGATCTTCCCTTCACTCTGGATACACTGCTGATCATTCTGCCTTATTCGCTGTCGCTCGCTGTAGTCGGATTGCTGGAATCCCTGATGACTGCAACGCTGATTGATGATATTACCGGCACCGGCAGTGATAAGAACCGGGAAGCAAAGGGACAAGGCCTGGCCAATATCGTGACCGGCTTCTTCGGCGGGATGGCGGGCTGTGCAATGATTGGACAGTCGATGGTCAATATGAAGTCGGGCGGGCGGACGCGGTTGTCTACTTTTGTATCGGGGATCTTTCTCCTGTTCCTGATTCTGGTCCTGGGCGATGTGGTGAAGCAGATTCCGATGGGCGCATTGGTCGGTGTTATGATCATGGTCTGCATTAGCACCTTCGAGTGGGGTTCACTGAAGACATTAGCCAAGGTGCCGCTCAGCGATGCACTGGTCATGATTGTTACGGTAGTTACCGTAGTAGCGACAGATAACCTGTCGATCGGCGTGCTGTTCGGTGTTCTGCTGAGCGCTTTGTCTTTTGCCTGGAAAATGGCTTCCATAAAGCTCAGTGTCCATACGACGGCATCTGTAACTACCTACAAAGTATCGGGCCAGCTGTTCTTCGGAACAACGAGTCATTTCGTGCATGAATTTATGTATGAGAGTGATCCGCAGCAGGTCATTATCGACTTCTCCCATTCCCATGTGTGGGATCAGTCGGCAGTGGGCGCCATTTCCAAAACACTGGACAAATACGCGGCACTGGGCAAAAAGGTAACGATTACCGGATTAAATGAAGAAAGTGCCCGGCTGGTGAAGCGGATTGGCCTGAGCTTGTCGGGCGGACACTAA
- a CDS encoding homocysteine synthase: MSEERKLSFETLTVHAGQEIDPTTLARAVPLYQTTSYGFRDAEHAANLFALKEFGNIYTRLMNPTTDVFEQRLAALEGGAGALATASGAAAISFSILNIAGAGDEIVSSASLYGGTYNLFSTTLPKLGIKVHFVDSDNPENFRAAITDKTKALYAETIGNPQGNVLDIEAVAAIAHEHGIPLIVDNTFPSPYLLRPIEHGADIVVHSATKFIGGHGTSIGGIIVDGGKFDWKASGKFPGLTEPDPSYHGVVYTEAVGPIAYIIKARVQLLRDLGAAISPFNSWLLLQGLETLHLRLERHSQNALKVAQYLEAHDSVEWVSYAGLQSHPSYELAKKYLPKGQGAILTFGIKGGAAAGVKLIENVKLFSHLANVGDSKSLIIHPASTTHQQLSDEEQATAGVTPELLRLSIGTESIDDILYDLEQAIAASQQS; the protein is encoded by the coding sequence ATGTCAGAAGAGCGCAAGCTGTCGTTTGAAACTTTAACCGTTCATGCAGGCCAGGAGATTGATCCAACCACTTTAGCCCGTGCTGTACCGCTGTATCAGACCACATCCTACGGATTCCGTGATGCAGAGCATGCTGCCAATCTGTTCGCACTCAAGGAATTCGGCAACATCTATACCCGGCTGATGAACCCGACCACCGATGTGTTTGAACAGCGTCTTGCGGCGCTTGAGGGCGGGGCGGGCGCACTTGCGACAGCTTCCGGAGCAGCGGCTATTTCCTTCTCTATTCTGAATATTGCCGGTGCAGGGGATGAAATTGTATCCTCTGCCAGTCTGTATGGCGGGACGTATAATCTATTCTCCACGACGCTGCCCAAGCTGGGGATTAAGGTGCATTTTGTGGATTCGGACAATCCGGAGAATTTCCGGGCAGCGATTACGGACAAAACCAAAGCGCTTTATGCCGAAACCATCGGCAATCCGCAAGGAAATGTGCTTGATATTGAAGCGGTGGCGGCCATCGCCCATGAGCATGGGATTCCACTGATTGTGGATAATACCTTCCCAAGCCCGTATCTGCTGCGTCCGATTGAACACGGGGCGGATATTGTGGTACATTCGGCTACCAAATTTATCGGCGGCCACGGCACCTCAATTGGCGGAATCATCGTGGACGGCGGCAAATTTGACTGGAAGGCAAGCGGCAAGTTCCCCGGTCTTACTGAACCTGATCCAAGTTATCACGGGGTAGTCTACACTGAAGCTGTAGGACCTATTGCATATATCATCAAAGCACGCGTACAGCTCCTCCGGGACCTCGGTGCAGCGATCTCGCCGTTCAACTCCTGGCTGCTGCTGCAAGGACTTGAAACACTGCATCTGCGTCTGGAACGCCATAGCCAGAATGCGCTTAAGGTGGCGCAGTATCTGGAGGCTCACGATTCCGTGGAGTGGGTAAGCTATGCCGGTCTGCAGAGTCATCCTTCGTATGAGCTGGCCAAGAAGTATCTGCCTAAAGGCCAGGGCGCGATCCTTACCTTCGGAATCAAGGGCGGAGCAGCGGCAGGCGTCAAGCTGATCGAGAATGTGAAGCTGTTCTCCCATCTGGCCAATGTCGGTGATTCCAAGTCGCTGATCATCCATCCGGCAAGCACTACACATCAGCAGCTGTCAGATGAAGAGCAGGCAACAGCCGGTGTTACTCCGGAGCTGCTGCGTTTGTCGATCGGTACGGAGTCTATTGATGATATCCTGTACGATCTGGAGCAGGCGATCGCTGCCAGCCAGCAGTCTTAA
- a CDS encoding response regulator — protein MEEYKRTVLYVEDNQLNMALMHHIFKKNLPSILLLKAETAELGLSIARETLPDLIILDIGLPGLNGYEALDILQQDEATCHIPVLGTSAFAQVSDIEKARNKGFAAYITKPFQVKLLTETVERLLGGGL, from the coding sequence ATGGAGGAATACAAGCGGACAGTTTTATATGTGGAAGATAATCAACTCAACATGGCCCTAATGCATCATATCTTCAAAAAAAACCTGCCCTCCATATTGCTGCTGAAAGCTGAAACGGCAGAGCTCGGACTAAGTATAGCCCGGGAGACACTGCCGGATCTGATCATCCTGGATATCGGGCTGCCCGGCCTTAACGGATATGAAGCTCTGGATATCCTGCAGCAGGATGAGGCTACATGCCATATTCCGGTACTGGGAACCAGTGCGTTTGCTCAAGTATCGGATATCGAAAAAGCCAGGAATAAAGGTTTTGCCGCATATATTACCAAACCCTTTCAGGTCAAATTACTCACCGAAACGGTGGAAAGGCTGCTGGGCGGCGGGCTATAA
- a CDS encoding PAS domain-containing hybrid sensor histidine kinase/response regulator, translating into MLRQHAEASSLFEHAFKTGTAGVAFLSISEEWTSVNPAVTLLLGYTEEQLLGHSFTEFLYEESLQVHRQKMGTLRAGEAPFFECELNFRHADGSVVAALLHVSLISEPSTGMGLYYIVHLAGLPHPEAKSMDELPAPPDELYRLIAANIRDIVYYASPDGICRYCSPSIVEVLGYKPEELIGRDIRGLVHPGDMEFMKAPQAAEFQSVQLRILHSDGRYLWIEFTLRIVEDSGNWSVLAVGRDVTQRKIMEQRLQESVERYTSLKKYNHDAIISLDLEGNIINGNEKAVQLTGYTIPEMVGMSVGRIIGNHHLHDVISFCQKKGSMERNIDLIWHKDGHSVEVLTTIAPIIINKDTVGFYIIVKDITEQKKLLIAKETAENTNRAKSEFLAMMSHEIRTPMNGVIGMTDLLLDLSDPDSQEREYLEIIRQSGESLLNIINDILDLSKIEAGKTSLHEEPFVLQHCMDSALELLQLKAENKGLAIRVEVDPDVPGDLIGDGERLKQILINLVGNAVKFTHTGGITVGVQRIRGAEAAEGVTLQFTVADTGIGIPEDARSRLFEPFYQLDHYMSRKHEGSGLGLAISKQLVEMMGGRIHLEPQTGQGATFVFTVALRTEMQTLNAGETDPDMPSPQQLQRSLRILVAEDNVINQLVLRKILEKRGFAVDVAEDGMQVVEMVRQRSYDLIFMDVQMPGMNGLEATSRIRQTQPSGSQPVIVAVTANALKGDRELCMEAGMDEYISKPLRSETIVNVISKFF; encoded by the coding sequence ATGCTAAGACAGCATGCAGAGGCATCTTCTCTATTTGAACATGCATTCAAGACAGGAACTGCCGGAGTCGCATTTCTCTCCATTTCCGAAGAATGGACCAGTGTGAATCCGGCGGTAACCCTGTTGCTCGGGTATACCGAAGAACAACTGCTGGGACATAGCTTCACGGAGTTTCTGTATGAAGAATCCCTGCAGGTACATAGGCAAAAGATGGGGACTCTAAGAGCGGGAGAGGCTCCCTTTTTTGAATGCGAACTGAATTTCCGGCATGCAGACGGCTCTGTGGTTGCAGCGCTGCTGCATGTTTCTCTGATTAGCGAACCCTCTACGGGAATGGGCTTGTATTATATCGTTCATTTGGCTGGACTGCCGCACCCGGAAGCTAAGTCCATGGATGAACTTCCTGCACCTCCTGATGAGCTGTACCGGCTGATCGCAGCCAATATTAGAGATATAGTATATTATGCTTCACCCGACGGGATCTGCCGGTACTGCTCCCCTTCGATTGTGGAAGTGCTCGGATATAAGCCGGAGGAACTGATCGGCCGAGATATCCGCGGACTGGTTCACCCCGGGGATATGGAATTCATGAAGGCTCCGCAGGCGGCGGAGTTTCAGAGTGTACAGCTGAGGATTCTTCATAGCGACGGGCGGTACCTTTGGATCGAATTCACGCTGCGGATCGTGGAAGACAGCGGGAACTGGAGCGTGCTTGCCGTAGGCCGTGATGTGACGCAGCGCAAGATCATGGAGCAGAGGCTGCAGGAATCGGTAGAGAGGTATACCTCGCTGAAGAAATATAACCATGATGCGATCATTTCCCTGGATCTGGAAGGCAATATCATCAACGGGAATGAGAAGGCGGTACAATTGACGGGTTATACGATCCCTGAGATGGTAGGAATGAGTGTCGGCCGGATTATCGGGAACCACCATCTTCATGATGTGATCAGCTTCTGCCAGAAGAAGGGCTCTATGGAGCGGAATATCGACCTCATCTGGCATAAGGACGGGCATTCTGTAGAGGTGCTGACAACGATTGCCCCCATCATTATCAACAAGGATACAGTGGGCTTTTATATTATTGTCAAGGATATTACCGAGCAGAAGAAGCTGCTGATCGCCAAAGAAACCGCCGAGAATACAAACCGGGCCAAAAGTGAATTTCTGGCTATGATGAGCCATGAAATCCGCACGCCGATGAACGGTGTGATCGGGATGACCGATCTGCTGCTGGACCTAAGTGATCCGGATTCACAGGAAAGGGAGTACCTGGAGATTATCCGCCAGAGCGGGGAATCCCTGCTGAATATCATTAACGATATTCTGGATCTGTCCAAGATTGAGGCGGGCAAAACCTCATTGCATGAAGAACCGTTTGTCCTTCAGCACTGCATGGATTCCGCTCTGGAGCTGCTGCAGCTTAAGGCAGAGAATAAGGGCCTCGCCATCCGGGTGGAGGTGGATCCTGATGTGCCCGGTGATCTGATCGGGGACGGAGAACGGCTGAAACAGATCCTGATCAATCTGGTCGGCAATGCGGTGAAGTTCACTCACACAGGCGGTATTACAGTCGGTGTGCAGAGGATACGGGGAGCAGAAGCCGCTGAAGGGGTAACGCTGCAGTTTACAGTGGCGGATACAGGAATAGGCATTCCGGAGGATGCACGCAGCCGGTTGTTTGAACCGTTCTACCAGCTGGATCATTACATGAGCCGCAAACATGAAGGAAGTGGTCTGGGGCTGGCGATCAGCAAGCAGCTGGTTGAAATGATGGGAGGCAGGATTCATCTGGAGCCGCAGACCGGGCAGGGGGCGACCTTTGTATTTACCGTGGCGCTCCGGACTGAAATGCAGACCCTGAATGCAGGGGAGACTGATCCGGATATGCCAAGTCCTCAGCAGCTGCAACGTTCTTTGCGCATTCTGGTGGCAGAAGATAATGTCATTAATCAGCTTGTACTGCGCAAAATTCTGGAGAAGCGCGGGTTCGCCGTAGATGTTGCCGAAGACGGGATGCAGGTAGTTGAGATGGTCCGTCAGCGCAGCTATGACCTGATCTTCATGGATGTGCAGATGCCCGGCATGAACGGCCTGGAAGCAACGTCGAGAATCCGTCAGACACAGCCGTCAGGCTCGCAGCCGGTCATTGTTGCTGTAACAGCCAATGCGCTGAAAGGCGACCGTGAACTGTGCATGGAAGCGGGGATGGATGAGTATATCAGCAAGCCGCTGAGAAGCGAAACCATTGTGAACGTTATCTCAAAATTTTTCTGA
- a CDS encoding Na-translocating system protein MpsC family protein produces the protein MSTTELTSQLSSFTGRLLRERFGKGPESVHASIGKQCIALHIRNFIGPVERFLLNKEEEQAFRYTRELLMKSLLPELAVYLKDTMAIEVGELFYDWGIHNASGMIVALIKNDAVIIDDYAGRQEVHAQINEVSRKVQKEPVHTDSWWLGPRILIIKREGILIPLEKELIGLGYENTLKTTKRKMEKRYLEDTTTIAPMLAKELSDIYVDWDFDKDTSVIAYTFQ, from the coding sequence ATGAGCACTACTGAACTTACTAGCCAACTTTCCAGTTTCACCGGAAGGTTACTGCGGGAACGCTTTGGGAAAGGGCCTGAGTCGGTACATGCCTCCATTGGGAAGCAATGTATTGCACTGCATATCCGTAATTTCATCGGGCCGGTAGAGAGATTTTTGTTAAATAAGGAAGAAGAACAGGCGTTTCGCTACACACGGGAGCTGCTGATGAAGTCCCTGCTTCCCGAGCTTGCGGTTTACCTGAAGGATACGATGGCTATTGAGGTCGGCGAGCTTTTTTATGATTGGGGTATACATAACGCGTCTGGAATGATCGTTGCGCTCATTAAGAATGACGCTGTGATTATTGACGATTATGCCGGGCGTCAAGAAGTCCATGCCCAGATTAATGAAGTGAGCAGAAAGGTACAGAAGGAACCGGTTCATACTGATTCCTGGTGGCTGGGCCCGCGCATTCTGATTATCAAGCGCGAGGGTATCCTGATCCCGCTGGAGAAGGAACTGATTGGCCTCGGTTACGAGAATACGCTTAAGACCACCAAACGCAAGATGGAAAAACGCTATTTGGAGGATACCACCACGATTGCCCCGATGCTCGCCAAGGAGCTGTCGGATATATATGTGGACTGGGATTTCGACAAAGATACCAGTGTAATAGCTTATACTTTTCAATAA
- a CDS encoding glutathione peroxidase, whose product MSVYQYEARNIRGKETRLEQYKDKVLLIVNTASKCGYTPQYSDLQKLYEKYQDQGLQILGFPSNQFGEQEPGTNDEVNVFCQINYGVTFPLFEKIDVKGDGRHPLFAYLTEQAGFRGFDDTDSNSRLLHTMLQERDPATLTNDEIKWNFTKFLIDRNGNVVERFESPVDPLDMEPAILKLL is encoded by the coding sequence ATGAGCGTCTATCAGTATGAAGCCCGCAATATCCGGGGGAAAGAAACCCGGCTTGAACAGTATAAGGATAAAGTTCTGCTAATCGTAAATACTGCCAGCAAATGCGGATATACTCCACAATATTCCGACCTTCAGAAGCTCTATGAAAAATACCAGGACCAGGGGCTGCAAATCCTCGGCTTCCCCAGCAATCAGTTTGGCGAACAGGAGCCCGGCACCAATGACGAGGTCAATGTGTTCTGCCAGATCAATTACGGCGTGACCTTCCCGCTCTTCGAGAAGATTGATGTTAAGGGGGATGGCCGTCATCCTCTGTTCGCTTATCTGACCGAACAGGCCGGCTTCCGGGGCTTCGATGATACAGACTCCAACAGCAGGCTGCTGCACACCATGCTGCAAGAACGTGATCCTGCAACGCTCACGAACGATGAAATTAAATGGAACTTCACTAAGTTCCTGATTGACCGTAACGGCAACGTGGTGGAACGCTTCGAATCTCCGGTGGATCCGCTGGACATGGAGCCGGCTATTCTGAAGCTGCTGTAA
- a CDS encoding methyl-accepting chemotaxis protein has product MFSFIRTRLIARILCVMTVVILCITAGNIAIQWVNTGSAVKGTISSYNMSIASHYVTQMDTGRYSEFLADPQESDLYWSLRNELDQFRKSIGARYVYFVRIDEANQPQLMIDGRPEGDPLASQINEATDMPAAAVEAVLAGENASTPLIMNPEYGDYISAFVPVKAADGVLIGALGIDTDVAVLSTLTRDVLRQSLPLYSIILALSLAALAVLGWFVSRSLRPLGIITESAGTMAGGDLAEAARILNARPVKSRDEIGKAYQAMLQMSGDLNTRVRGMVSGVSTASDSLYGSSETFARNADDVLKMSEAVNGRIGDIYAGAHSQTEGAQSSAMAMDEMALGISRISAASAAVSEFALKALDIVESSQTAMNHTNQQMKSISVSTGHTLDIVLLLQGYANEIEGALASIRQFADQTKLLALNASIEAARAGEHGRGFTVVAGEVRKLAEGSAASVERVADLLIHIGNASASIGTQMTDASHEVSEGVRMTAEAEAALLEASSAFREVAGQIVDMSATAEQLSAGSEEVAATVGSMASIAGGVSEQTRQIRELTGLQLEKIKEVYEASMMISANTGDLREAIRQVKV; this is encoded by the coding sequence ATGTTTTCTTTTATCCGAACAAGACTTATTGCCCGTATTCTCTGTGTCATGACCGTAGTGATTCTATGCATCACGGCAGGGAACATCGCTATTCAGTGGGTGAACACCGGATCAGCGGTGAAAGGGACGATCAGCAGTTACAACATGAGTATTGCCAGCCATTATGTTACGCAGATGGATACGGGCCGTTACAGTGAGTTCCTGGCCGATCCGCAGGAGTCGGACCTGTATTGGTCGCTCCGCAATGAATTGGATCAGTTCCGGAAATCGATCGGTGCGCGTTATGTATACTTTGTCAGGATCGATGAAGCTAATCAGCCGCAGCTGATGATTGACGGCAGACCGGAGGGGGACCCGCTGGCTTCGCAGATCAATGAAGCTACGGATATGCCGGCTGCTGCAGTTGAAGCGGTCCTTGCCGGAGAGAATGCCAGTACGCCGCTGATCATGAATCCTGAATATGGGGATTATATCTCGGCATTTGTACCTGTGAAGGCTGCTGACGGCGTTCTGATCGGGGCGCTGGGCATTGACACCGATGTCGCGGTCCTTAGCACCCTGACCCGTGATGTCCTGAGGCAAAGTCTGCCGCTCTATAGTATTATTCTAGCCTTATCCTTGGCTGCACTGGCAGTCCTGGGCTGGTTTGTATCCCGGTCTTTGCGTCCTCTGGGGATTATTACGGAGAGTGCGGGAACCATGGCCGGAGGCGACTTGGCTGAAGCAGCCCGGATTCTGAATGCCCGTCCGGTCAAATCCCGTGATGAGATTGGAAAGGCTTATCAGGCCATGCTTCAGATGTCAGGTGATTTGAATACAAGAGTAAGAGGAATGGTGTCTGGTGTGTCCACGGCATCCGATTCTCTCTACGGCTCCTCCGAGACATTCGCCAGGAATGCCGATGATGTACTGAAGATGAGTGAGGCCGTCAACGGAAGAATAGGCGACATCTATGCCGGTGCCCATTCGCAGACTGAAGGGGCGCAGAGCAGCGCTATGGCAATGGATGAGATGGCGCTGGGCATTTCGCGTATTTCGGCAGCTTCCGCCGCCGTCTCGGAATTCGCACTTAAAGCACTTGATATCGTGGAGTCTTCCCAGACCGCCATGAACCACACAAATCAGCAGATGAAGTCGATCTCCGTATCCACCGGCCATACTCTGGATATCGTGCTGCTGCTGCAAGGCTATGCGAATGAAATCGAAGGGGCGCTGGCTTCGATCAGGCAGTTCGCCGATCAGACGAAGCTGCTTGCGCTGAATGCCTCGATTGAGGCGGCGCGCGCCGGAGAACACGGGAGAGGCTTCACTGTCGTAGCCGGTGAAGTACGCAAGCTGGCGGAGGGCTCCGCAGCTTCGGTCGAGCGGGTCGCCGATTTACTGATTCACATCGGCAATGCCTCGGCCAGCATTGGCACGCAAATGACGGACGCCTCCCATGAAGTCAGTGAAGGTGTGCGGATGACTGCCGAAGCAGAAGCTGCGCTGCTGGAAGCCTCTTCCGCTTTTCGTGAGGTGGCCGGACAGATCGTCGATATGTCTGCGACGGCAGAGCAGCTGTCTGCAGGCTCGGAGGAGGTTGCTGCAACTGTGGGCAGCATGGCTTCGATTGCCGGAGGGGTCTCGGAGCAGACAAGGCAGATCCGTGAGCTGACCGGTCTTCAACTGGAGAAGATCAAAGAAGTGTACGAGGCTTCGATGATGATCAGCGCGAACACGGGCGACTTGAGGGAAGCTATCCGGCAGGTGAAGGTATAA